Proteins from a single region of Nerophis ophidion isolate RoL-2023_Sa linkage group LG10, RoL_Noph_v1.0, whole genome shotgun sequence:
- the zgc:109889 gene encoding actin-binding protein WASF3 isoform X2 — MPLVKRNIEPRHLCRGALPDGVTSELECVTNSTLAAIIKQLGGLSRHAEDIFGELFNEANSFYLRMSSLQERVDQLAVKVTQLDSTVEEVSLQDINMRKAFKSSTIQDQQVVSRTSVPNPVVEMYHRCDKPPPLNILSPYRDDKKDALKFYTDPSYFFNLWKEKMLQATEDKRKEKRRQKGCPAHPDRPHSRQAPPRSPLSISEQQKQVDDPSREVKKVRKARNRRQEWNVLAYDKEFRPDARLTPSPYHGMSPEGSLSPDSSPNHPATQTPNAGHPGDHLGPAAQTQSLDRGLRPANQPSGAGGTAAGGRHVASLGRTPSGHANQAAGDLTVNGPRQQSIKDYRAGHGGQPTTIPEYYIPPAPPPPPPSIPSAQTAFDHTPGPPSAVPPTSSALSRPYSPSPPPPPVNYVPSPAHPPSGIPPAAPPPPPPGGLLGHQVHLSPTHAAVGQAGVDAAPPTRKGTMLGMMPMSDARSDLLAAIRRGIQLRKVQEQREQEAKREPVGNDVATILSRRIAVEYSESDDDSELDENEWSD; from the exons ATGCCGCTGGTGAAGAGGAACATAGAGCCCCGGCACCTATGTCGCGGGGCACTGCCAGACGGCGTGACCAGCGAGCTGGAGTGCGTCACCAACAGCACGCTGGCAGCAATCATCAAACAGCTGGGCGGCTTGA GCCGCCATGCCGAGGATATTTTCGGAGAGCTGTTCAACGAAGCCAACAGCTTCTACTTAAGGATGAGCAGCTTGCAGGAGCGTGTGGACCAGTTGGCGGTGAAGGTCACTCAGCTCGACTCCACCGTGGAGGAAG TTTCCCTGCAGGACATTAACATGAGAAAGGCATTTAAGAGCAGTACCATCCAGGACCAGCAGGTGGTGTCCAGGACGTCCGTGCCCAACCCTGTGGTGGAGATGTACCATCGCTGTGACAAACCTCCCCCGCTCAACATCCTCAGCCCCTACAG GGATGACAAGAAGGACGCTCTCAAGTTCTACACAGACCCATCATACTTCTTCAACCTGTGGAAGGAGAAGATGCTGCAGGCCACCGAAGACAAACGCAAGGAGAAGAGGCGCCAAAAG GGCTGTCCGGCCCATCCCGACAGACCCCACTCCAGACAGGCCCCACCCAGGAGTCCCCTGTCCATATCT GAGCAGCAGAAGCAGGTGGATGACCCGAGCCGAGAGGTCAAGAAG GTGCGTAAGGCTCGTAACCGGCGTCAGGAGTGGAACGTGCTCGCCTATGACAAGGAGTTCAGACCCGACGCCAGGCTGACCCCCTCGCCGTACCATGGCATGTCTCCTGAGGGCTCCTTGTCACCTGACAGCAG TCCCAACCACCCAGCTACCCAGACTCCCAACGCGGGCCACCCTGGCGACCACCTTGGCCCGGCCGCTCAGACCCAGTCACTGGATCGCGGGCTCAGGCCGGCCAACCAGCCCTCTGGAGCGGGAGGAACCGCCGCCGGTGGGCGCCACGTGGCTTCTCTGGGCAGGACCCCATCAGGTCACGCTAACCAGGCTGCGGGAGATCTGACCGTCAACGGACCGAGGCAGCAGTCAATCAAGGATTACCGGGCAGGCCACGG TGGCCAGCCTACCACCATTCCAGAGTACTACATCCCACCTGCACCACCCCCTCCTCCACCAAGCATCCCCTCAGCCCAGACGGCCTTTGACCACACCCCGGGCCCACCCTCCGCCGTCCCACCCACCTCCTCTGCCCTATCCCGTCCCTACTccccctctcctcctcctcctcccgtcAACTACGTACCCTCCCCTGCCCACCCACCTTCAGGGATCCCGCCGGCCGCCCCACCGCCTCCCCCACCCGGGGGCCTCTTGGGCCACCAGGTTCACCTTTCCCCTACGCACGCCGCCGTCGGGCAGGCAGGAGTGGACGCCGCGCCCCCCACAAGGAAGGGCACCATGCTGGGGATGATGCCCATGAGCGATGCACGCTCCGACCTGCTGGCTGCCATACGTAGAG GCATCCAGCTGAGAAAGGTGCAGGAGCAGCGGGAGCAGGAAGCCAAGCGGGAGCCCGTTGGCAACGACGTGGCCACCATCTTGTCGCGTCGCATCGCCGTGGAATACAGCGAGTCTGATGACGACTCCGAGCTCGATGAGAACGAGTGGTCCGACTAA
- the zgc:109889 gene encoding actin-binding protein WASF3 isoform X3 yields MPLVKRNIEPRHLCRGALPDGVTSELECVTNSTLAAIIKQLGGLSRHAEDIFGELFNEANSFYLRMSSLQERVDQLAVKVTQLDSTVEEVSLQDINMRKAFKSSTIQDQQVVSRTSVPNPVVEMYHRCDKPPPLNILSPYRDDKKDALKFYTDPSYFFNLWKEKMLQATEDKRKEKRRQKEQQKQVDDPSREVKKVRKARNRRQEWNVLAYDKEFRPDARLTPSPYHGMSPEGSLSPDSRSMASDSYPASPNHPATQTPNAGHPGDHLGPAAQTQSLDRGLRPANQPSGAGGTAAGGRHVASLGRTPSGHANQAAGDLTVNGPRQQSIKDYRAGHGGQPTTIPEYYIPPAPPPPPPSIPSAQTAFDHTPGPPSAVPPTSSALSRPYSPSPPPPPVNYVPSPAHPPSGIPPAAPPPPPPGGLLGHQVHLSPTHAAVGQAGVDAAPPTRKGTMLGMMPMSDARSDLLAAIRRGIQLRKVQEQREQEAKREPVGNDVATILSRRIAVEYSESDDDSELDENEWSD; encoded by the exons ATGCCGCTGGTGAAGAGGAACATAGAGCCCCGGCACCTATGTCGCGGGGCACTGCCAGACGGCGTGACCAGCGAGCTGGAGTGCGTCACCAACAGCACGCTGGCAGCAATCATCAAACAGCTGGGCGGCTTGA GCCGCCATGCCGAGGATATTTTCGGAGAGCTGTTCAACGAAGCCAACAGCTTCTACTTAAGGATGAGCAGCTTGCAGGAGCGTGTGGACCAGTTGGCGGTGAAGGTCACTCAGCTCGACTCCACCGTGGAGGAAG TTTCCCTGCAGGACATTAACATGAGAAAGGCATTTAAGAGCAGTACCATCCAGGACCAGCAGGTGGTGTCCAGGACGTCCGTGCCCAACCCTGTGGTGGAGATGTACCATCGCTGTGACAAACCTCCCCCGCTCAACATCCTCAGCCCCTACAG GGATGACAAGAAGGACGCTCTCAAGTTCTACACAGACCCATCATACTTCTTCAACCTGTGGAAGGAGAAGATGCTGCAGGCCACCGAAGACAAACGCAAGGAGAAGAGGCGCCAAAAG GAGCAGCAGAAGCAGGTGGATGACCCGAGCCGAGAGGTCAAGAAG GTGCGTAAGGCTCGTAACCGGCGTCAGGAGTGGAACGTGCTCGCCTATGACAAGGAGTTCAGACCCGACGCCAGGCTGACCCCCTCGCCGTACCATGGCATGTCTCCTGAGGGCTCCTTGTCACCTGACAGCAG GTCAATGGCATCCGACTCTTACCCCGCCAGTCCCAACCACCCAGCTACCCAGACTCCCAACGCGGGCCACCCTGGCGACCACCTTGGCCCGGCCGCTCAGACCCAGTCACTGGATCGCGGGCTCAGGCCGGCCAACCAGCCCTCTGGAGCGGGAGGAACCGCCGCCGGTGGGCGCCACGTGGCTTCTCTGGGCAGGACCCCATCAGGTCACGCTAACCAGGCTGCGGGAGATCTGACCGTCAACGGACCGAGGCAGCAGTCAATCAAGGATTACCGGGCAGGCCACGG TGGCCAGCCTACCACCATTCCAGAGTACTACATCCCACCTGCACCACCCCCTCCTCCACCAAGCATCCCCTCAGCCCAGACGGCCTTTGACCACACCCCGGGCCCACCCTCCGCCGTCCCACCCACCTCCTCTGCCCTATCCCGTCCCTACTccccctctcctcctcctcctcccgtcAACTACGTACCCTCCCCTGCCCACCCACCTTCAGGGATCCCGCCGGCCGCCCCACCGCCTCCCCCACCCGGGGGCCTCTTGGGCCACCAGGTTCACCTTTCCCCTACGCACGCCGCCGTCGGGCAGGCAGGAGTGGACGCCGCGCCCCCCACAAGGAAGGGCACCATGCTGGGGATGATGCCCATGAGCGATGCACGCTCCGACCTGCTGGCTGCCATACGTAGAG GCATCCAGCTGAGAAAGGTGCAGGAGCAGCGGGAGCAGGAAGCCAAGCGGGAGCCCGTTGGCAACGACGTGGCCACCATCTTGTCGCGTCGCATCGCCGTGGAATACAGCGAGTCTGATGACGACTCCGAGCTCGATGAGAACGAGTGGTCCGACTAA
- the zgc:109889 gene encoding actin-binding protein WASF3 isoform X1, with translation MPLVKRNIEPRHLCRGALPDGVTSELECVTNSTLAAIIKQLGGLSRHAEDIFGELFNEANSFYLRMSSLQERVDQLAVKVTQLDSTVEEVSLQDINMRKAFKSSTIQDQQVVSRTSVPNPVVEMYHRCDKPPPLNILSPYRDDKKDALKFYTDPSYFFNLWKEKMLQATEDKRKEKRRQKGCPAHPDRPHSRQAPPRSPLSISEQQKQVDDPSREVKKVRKARNRRQEWNVLAYDKEFRPDARLTPSPYHGMSPEGSLSPDSRSMASDSYPASPNHPATQTPNAGHPGDHLGPAAQTQSLDRGLRPANQPSGAGGTAAGGRHVASLGRTPSGHANQAAGDLTVNGPRQQSIKDYRAGHGGQPTTIPEYYIPPAPPPPPPSIPSAQTAFDHTPGPPSAVPPTSSALSRPYSPSPPPPPVNYVPSPAHPPSGIPPAAPPPPPPGGLLGHQVHLSPTHAAVGQAGVDAAPPTRKGTMLGMMPMSDARSDLLAAIRRGIQLRKVQEQREQEAKREPVGNDVATILSRRIAVEYSESDDDSELDENEWSD, from the exons ATGCCGCTGGTGAAGAGGAACATAGAGCCCCGGCACCTATGTCGCGGGGCACTGCCAGACGGCGTGACCAGCGAGCTGGAGTGCGTCACCAACAGCACGCTGGCAGCAATCATCAAACAGCTGGGCGGCTTGA GCCGCCATGCCGAGGATATTTTCGGAGAGCTGTTCAACGAAGCCAACAGCTTCTACTTAAGGATGAGCAGCTTGCAGGAGCGTGTGGACCAGTTGGCGGTGAAGGTCACTCAGCTCGACTCCACCGTGGAGGAAG TTTCCCTGCAGGACATTAACATGAGAAAGGCATTTAAGAGCAGTACCATCCAGGACCAGCAGGTGGTGTCCAGGACGTCCGTGCCCAACCCTGTGGTGGAGATGTACCATCGCTGTGACAAACCTCCCCCGCTCAACATCCTCAGCCCCTACAG GGATGACAAGAAGGACGCTCTCAAGTTCTACACAGACCCATCATACTTCTTCAACCTGTGGAAGGAGAAGATGCTGCAGGCCACCGAAGACAAACGCAAGGAGAAGAGGCGCCAAAAG GGCTGTCCGGCCCATCCCGACAGACCCCACTCCAGACAGGCCCCACCCAGGAGTCCCCTGTCCATATCT GAGCAGCAGAAGCAGGTGGATGACCCGAGCCGAGAGGTCAAGAAG GTGCGTAAGGCTCGTAACCGGCGTCAGGAGTGGAACGTGCTCGCCTATGACAAGGAGTTCAGACCCGACGCCAGGCTGACCCCCTCGCCGTACCATGGCATGTCTCCTGAGGGCTCCTTGTCACCTGACAGCAG GTCAATGGCATCCGACTCTTACCCCGCCAGTCCCAACCACCCAGCTACCCAGACTCCCAACGCGGGCCACCCTGGCGACCACCTTGGCCCGGCCGCTCAGACCCAGTCACTGGATCGCGGGCTCAGGCCGGCCAACCAGCCCTCTGGAGCGGGAGGAACCGCCGCCGGTGGGCGCCACGTGGCTTCTCTGGGCAGGACCCCATCAGGTCACGCTAACCAGGCTGCGGGAGATCTGACCGTCAACGGACCGAGGCAGCAGTCAATCAAGGATTACCGGGCAGGCCACGG TGGCCAGCCTACCACCATTCCAGAGTACTACATCCCACCTGCACCACCCCCTCCTCCACCAAGCATCCCCTCAGCCCAGACGGCCTTTGACCACACCCCGGGCCCACCCTCCGCCGTCCCACCCACCTCCTCTGCCCTATCCCGTCCCTACTccccctctcctcctcctcctcccgtcAACTACGTACCCTCCCCTGCCCACCCACCTTCAGGGATCCCGCCGGCCGCCCCACCGCCTCCCCCACCCGGGGGCCTCTTGGGCCACCAGGTTCACCTTTCCCCTACGCACGCCGCCGTCGGGCAGGCAGGAGTGGACGCCGCGCCCCCCACAAGGAAGGGCACCATGCTGGGGATGATGCCCATGAGCGATGCACGCTCCGACCTGCTGGCTGCCATACGTAGAG GCATCCAGCTGAGAAAGGTGCAGGAGCAGCGGGAGCAGGAAGCCAAGCGGGAGCCCGTTGGCAACGACGTGGCCACCATCTTGTCGCGTCGCATCGCCGTGGAATACAGCGAGTCTGATGACGACTCCGAGCTCGATGAGAACGAGTGGTCCGACTAA